In Gemmatimonadota bacterium, a single window of DNA contains:
- a CDS encoding 4Fe-4S dicluster domain-containing protein produces MVIDLERCTGCQACVVACKQENNIPFSTPEEAAYGREIAWLRVLAVTERDYPRVKSRYLPVLCQQCDAPPCINVCPTGATYRNPEGLVGQIYPRCIGCRYCANACPYQIKAFNWYNWSRFRWPAELRQSLNPDVSLRPMGVIEKCTFCHHRLQKAREQARAEGREVRGEGEYVPACVQSCPAGALFFGDLDDPETTVHQLAESSRAFRLLEELGTEPKVIYLEEGEWYAAT; encoded by the coding sequence ATGGTGATCGACCTGGAGCGGTGCACCGGCTGCCAGGCCTGCGTCGTCGCCTGCAAGCAGGAGAACAACATCCCCTTCTCGACGCCCGAGGAAGCCGCCTACGGCCGCGAGATTGCCTGGCTGCGCGTGCTGGCCGTCACGGAGCGGGACTACCCGCGCGTCAAGAGCCGCTACCTGCCCGTGCTCTGCCAGCAGTGTGACGCCCCGCCCTGCATCAACGTTTGCCCCACCGGCGCCACGTACCGGAACCCGGAGGGACTGGTCGGCCAGATCTACCCGCGCTGCATCGGCTGCCGCTACTGCGCCAACGCCTGCCCGTACCAGATCAAGGCCTTCAACTGGTACAACTGGTCGCGCTTCCGCTGGCCGGCCGAGCTGCGCCAGTCGCTGAACCCGGATGTCTCGCTGCGCCCCATGGGCGTGATCGAGAAGTGCACCTTCTGCCACCACCGCTTGCAGAAGGCGCGCGAGCAGGCGCGGGCCGAGGGCCGCGAGGTGCGGGGGGAGGGCGAGTACGTGCCCGCCTGCGTCCAGAGCTGTCCGGCCGGGGCCCTGTTCTTCGGCGACCTGGACGACCCCGAGACCACCGTGCACCAGCTCGCGGAAAGCTCGCGCGCGTTCCGTCTGCTCGAGGAGCTGGGCACCGAGCCCAAGGTGATCTACCTCGAGGAAGGGGAGTGGTATGCGGCGACCTGA
- a CDS encoding molybdopterin-dependent oxidoreductase, with the protein MSLDRRGFLKLTVLSTAGVAAGSGGQQLGAVLEATGTDERVANGPEQWVTTSCNLCSGGCGVRVRRIDARAVKLEGNPYHPLSRGGLCPVAQASLQLLYNPDRIRGPLERAGPRGSGQWRPLAWDEAIRMLAERLGALRQQERPHTVALVLGRSEGLLAQLFRRFARAYGTPNVLTTELPDPSAYALWRTQGIRAPIAYDLENAKYILSFGVPLVDGWWDPVRQMRALVQVRQGTPGRRGKLVQFEPRLSPTAAKADEWIPVNPGTEAALARGLAHLLVVDGRFDRDFVARHTAGFEDQVDSAGRRHGGFRDLLVREYKPPAVSRITGVPEETLRRIAAEFALYGPGVAIGPPAGHPDAAAAAAAVHALNALAGRIDRLGGALVARTAPLAPWPSFSPDTAARRGAARAPLAPSASFSPGAKGAAPDSGSISGLAAALRSGQPYPLEALLLWEANPVFSQPGSDRFREAVGRVPLVVSFSPFLDETAQLADLILPDPVFLEGWHDMPQPPGVPYPVISMAPPATDPLYQTRHPGDVLLETARALGGSVARAFPWQDFREAMRHAARGLYAASRGMVFATHGQEGPPAPLREWEWAPMPYGSFDEFFEELAAKGGWTDPSYGYQDWKRVLRTTSGRFEFPALPPHQVAPAAAPADDPSSLHLHTFAVLALGEGQGANQPFLQEVLAPHTAVQWGSWVELNPETAARLGIRDGDQVWVQSAAGRVAAQVRLYAGIMPGVAAMPRGQGHTALGRYARGRGVNVMELLGDERDPATGALVLSTRVRVTRA; encoded by the coding sequence TTGAGCCTGGATCGACGGGGTTTCCTCAAGCTGACGGTGTTGTCCACGGCGGGGGTAGCGGCCGGCTCCGGCGGCCAGCAGCTCGGGGCCGTGCTCGAGGCCACGGGCACGGACGAGCGGGTGGCGAACGGTCCGGAGCAGTGGGTCACGACGTCGTGCAACCTGTGTTCGGGGGGGTGCGGCGTGCGAGTGCGGCGCATCGACGCTCGCGCCGTGAAGCTCGAGGGGAACCCCTACCACCCTCTGAGCCGCGGCGGGCTCTGCCCGGTGGCGCAGGCATCGCTGCAGCTCCTGTACAACCCGGACCGGATCCGCGGGCCGCTCGAGCGGGCGGGGCCGCGCGGCTCGGGGCAGTGGCGCCCCCTGGCCTGGGACGAGGCGATCCGGATGCTGGCGGAGCGGCTGGGCGCTCTGCGGCAGCAGGAGCGGCCGCACACGGTGGCGCTGGTGCTGGGGCGCTCCGAGGGGCTCCTGGCCCAGCTCTTCCGCCGCTTTGCCCGCGCCTACGGCACGCCCAACGTGCTGACCACGGAGCTGCCGGATCCCAGCGCCTACGCCCTCTGGCGCACACAAGGGATCCGCGCGCCCATCGCCTACGACCTCGAGAATGCCAAGTACATCCTGAGCTTCGGCGTGCCACTGGTGGACGGGTGGTGGGACCCGGTGCGGCAGATGCGCGCCCTGGTTCAGGTCCGCCAGGGCACACCGGGCCGGCGGGGCAAGCTGGTGCAGTTCGAGCCGCGCCTCTCGCCCACGGCAGCCAAGGCGGACGAATGGATCCCCGTCAACCCCGGGACGGAGGCCGCGCTGGCGCGGGGCCTGGCGCATCTGCTGGTGGTAGATGGCCGCTTCGACCGGGACTTCGTCGCCCGGCACACGGCGGGGTTCGAGGACCAGGTGGATTCCGCCGGCCGGCGGCATGGCGGCTTCCGCGACCTGCTGGTGCGCGAGTACAAGCCCCCGGCCGTCTCCCGCATCACGGGCGTGCCGGAAGAGACACTGCGCAGGATAGCGGCCGAGTTCGCGCTCTACGGGCCGGGCGTCGCCATCGGGCCGCCCGCGGGTCACCCCGATGCAGCCGCGGCCGCCGCGGCGGTGCACGCGCTCAACGCCCTGGCCGGGCGCATTGACCGCCTCGGCGGCGCACTGGTCGCGCGCACCGCCCCGCTGGCGCCCTGGCCTTCCTTCTCGCCCGACACGGCCGCCCGCCGGGGCGCGGCGCGCGCACCGCTCGCCCCCAGCGCCTCCTTCAGCCCCGGCGCTAAGGGTGCCGCCCCCGACAGCGGCTCCATCTCCGGCCTCGCCGCCGCGCTACGCAGCGGCCAGCCCTACCCCCTTGAAGCGCTGCTGCTCTGGGAGGCCAACCCGGTGTTCTCGCAGCCGGGATCGGACCGGTTCCGTGAGGCAGTGGGCCGGGTGCCGCTGGTGGTCAGCTTCTCCCCCTTCCTGGACGAGACTGCCCAGCTCGCCGACCTGATCCTGCCCGATCCCGTCTTCCTCGAAGGGTGGCACGACATGCCCCAGCCGCCCGGCGTGCCCTATCCCGTGATCAGCATGGCTCCCCCAGCTACCGACCCGCTCTACCAGACCCGGCACCCGGGCGACGTGCTGCTTGAGACCGCCCGCGCGCTGGGCGGGAGCGTGGCCCGCGCCTTTCCCTGGCAGGACTTCCGGGAAGCCATGCGCCACGCGGCCCGGGGGCTGTACGCGGCGAGCCGCGGGATGGTGTTCGCGACCCACGGGCAGGAGGGACCGCCCGCGCCGCTCCGCGAATGGGAGTGGGCGCCCATGCCCTACGGCTCCTTCGACGAATTCTTCGAGGAGCTGGCGGCCAAGGGCGGATGGACGGACCCCTCGTACGGCTACCAGGACTGGAAGCGCGTGCTGCGGACGACGTCGGGCAGGTTCGAGTTCCCGGCGCTGCCGCCGCACCAGGTGGCCCCCGCCGCTGCGCCGGCGGACGACCCCTCCTCGCTCCACCTGCACACCTTCGCCGTGCTGGCGCTGGGCGAGGGGCAGGGCGCCAACCAGCCGTTCCTGCAGGAGGTGCTCGCGCCGCACACGGCCGTGCAATGGGGCTCCTGGGTCGAGCTGAACCCGGAGACCGCCGCGCGCCTAGGCATCCGGGATGGCGATCAGGTCTGGGTCCAGTCCGCCGCCGGCCGGGTCGCCGCCCAAGTCAGGCTATATGCCGGCATTATGCCCGGCGTGGCGGCCATGCCCCGGGGGCAGGGGCATACCGCGCTGGGGCGCTATGCGCGCGGCCGGGGCGTCAACGTCATGGAGCTGCTGGGCGACGAGCGCGATCCCGCCACGGGCGCGCTTGTGCTTTCCACCCGCGTGAGGGTCACCAGGGCGTGA